A stretch of Comamonadaceae bacterium M7527 DNA encodes these proteins:
- a CDS encoding VOC family protein: MTAENQSIALFHLAFNVRDLDIARQFYGTTLGCTEGRSSETWVDFSLFNHQLSLHIGEPFATANTGRVGEHLVPMPHFGLVLPLPQWQAMRQRLEAAHIGFVLKPHCRFAGLPGEQWTMFFKDPFGNPIEIKGFADMAQVFAG, encoded by the coding sequence ATGACCGCAGAAAACCAATCAATTGCCCTGTTTCACCTCGCCTTTAACGTGCGTGACTTAGACATCGCACGCCAGTTTTACGGCACCACCCTGGGCTGCACGGAAGGGCGCAGCAGCGAGACCTGGGTAGACTTTTCGTTGTTCAATCACCAACTGTCGTTACACATTGGGGAGCCCTTTGCGACAGCCAACACGGGGCGTGTAGGCGAACACCTGGTACCCATGCCGCATTTTGGCCTGGTGCTGCCACTGCCGCAGTGGCAAGCCATGCGCCAGCGGCTAGAAGCAGCCCACATAGGCTTTGTACTAAAGCCCCATTGCCGCTTTGCCGGGCTGCCAGGCGAACAATGGACCATGTTTTTTAAGGACCCTTTTGGCAACCCCATAGAGATCAAGGGGTTTGCCGATATGGCGCAGGTGTTCGCGGGCTAA
- a CDS encoding YbfB/YjiJ family MFS transporter, producing the protein MKPWQVWLGGAASLILCLGLARFAYTTMLPVMQLNAGLSVAGGGWLASVNYLGYMSGALLVAYIDGPQLRRQSYRWGLWLGVLGTVGMAWSDNMVWWAFIRYLGGLSGAAAMLMGTGLIMNWLTRSAKRAELGAHFMGIGFGIVVSALAAATFAAWALSWQMRWWGFGLLALACALVAWHWCPPAPDAPSAQTASSQSVAQPWLWPMVAAYFCAGVGFTISATFTVVVVEAVPALADQGYLAWLLVGLAAIPTVYLWDRVARLLGELKALALAYCLQILSVVLPAASASAWAGLSGAVLYGATFLGIVSMTLAFAGRRSPHNPGKAMAKLTLSYGAAQILAPILAAYAAATTGNYNAALWVTAALLLVGAVILLKLNASGKASTDTAT; encoded by the coding sequence TTGAAACCTTGGCAAGTTTGGCTAGGCGGCGCAGCGTCGCTCATTTTGTGCCTGGGCTTGGCGCGCTTCGCTTACACCACCATGTTGCCCGTGATGCAACTCAACGCCGGCCTGTCTGTGGCCGGTGGCGGTTGGCTGGCCAGCGTGAACTACTTGGGCTACATGAGTGGCGCTTTGTTGGTGGCCTATATAGATGGGCCACAACTGCGCCGCCAGTCGTACCGTTGGGGATTGTGGCTGGGCGTGTTGGGCACCGTTGGCATGGCCTGGTCTGACAACATGGTGTGGTGGGCCTTCATTCGCTACTTGGGCGGTTTGTCTGGCGCAGCGGCCATGTTGATGGGCACCGGCCTCATTATGAACTGGCTCACCCGTAGCGCCAAACGCGCCGAACTGGGCGCACACTTTATGGGTATTGGTTTTGGCATTGTGGTCTCGGCCCTTGCCGCCGCCACTTTTGCGGCATGGGCCTTAAGCTGGCAAATGCGCTGGTGGGGCTTTGGCCTGTTGGCGCTGGCTTGCGCGCTGGTGGCGTGGCACTGGTGCCCGCCGGCACCTGATGCGCCCAGTGCGCAAACCGCCTCAAGCCAGTCAGTCGCCCAGCCTTGGTTGTGGCCCATGGTGGCGGCGTATTTTTGCGCCGGCGTCGGCTTCACCATCAGCGCCACGTTTACGGTGGTGGTGGTTGAAGCGGTGCCTGCTTTGGCTGACCAGGGCTATTTGGCTTGGCTGCTGGTAGGCCTGGCTGCCATACCAACCGTTTATTTATGGGACCGCGTGGCGCGCTTGCTGGGCGAGCTAAAGGCCCTGGCGCTGGCTTACTGCCTGCAAATACTAAGCGTGGTGTTGCCCGCAGCCAGCGCCAGCGCATGGGCAGGTTTAAGTGGTGCGGTACTTTACGGCGCGACGTTTTTAGGTATCGTCAGCATGACGCTGGCATTTGCGGGCAGGCGCTCGCCGCACAACCCAGGCAAAGCCATGGCCAAACTCACCTTGAGCTATGGCGCCGCACAAATACTTGCGCCTATATTGGCAGCCTATGCCGCCGCCACGACTGGCAACTACAACGCAGCGCTATGGGTCACAGCAGCGCTACTGCTGGTGGGCGCTGTTATCTTGCTCAAACTCAACGCCAGCGGCAAAGCCTCAACAGACACAGCCACATGA